In a single window of the Raphanus sativus cultivar WK10039 chromosome 9, ASM80110v3, whole genome shotgun sequence genome:
- the LOC130499503 gene encoding uncharacterized protein LOC130499503 isoform X1 produces the protein MGQDYSYSQPSSSSNSVDITSLIEAEAQLYADEAESSHFNAEPLQYQPQPECDDGIPRSCYCGAEPVVGYSTTRKDPYRRYFTCNNAEDGDCHVWKWWDVAVIEEMRDIQRELRELKGALNESEQKVVVLEKTVTEFSKKKPGVKLMVSTLVLTGNITQGFKGQWRTSLVSEIRLSWSRVH, from the exons ATGGGGCAAGATTACAGTTACAGCCAgccatcttcatcatcaaactCTGTAGACATAACCTCCCTGATTGAAGCAGAAGCTCAGCTGTACGCGGATGAAGCTGAGAGTAGCCACTTCAATGCAGAGCCGCTTCAGTACCAACCGCAACCAGAGTGTGATGATGGAATCCCTAGAAGCTGCTACTGTGGTGCGGAGCCAGTTGTCGGCTACTCTACAACTCGTAAAGACCCATACAGACGTTACTTCACGTGCAACAATGCTGAAGATGGTGACTGCCACGTTTGGAAATGGTGGGACGTGGCAGTGATAGAGGAGATGAGGGACATTCAGCGGGAGCTTAGGGAGCTTAAGGGTGCACTTAACGAGAGTGAGCAGAAGGTTGTTGTCCTCGAGAAGACAGTAACCGAGTTTTCAAAGAAGAAACCAGGAGTGAAGCTAATGGTCTCTACCTTAGTTTTAACCGG GAATATTACTCAAGGCTTCAAAGGACAGTGGCGGACCTCGCTTGTTTCTGAAATAAG GTTAAGTTGGTCACGGGTGCACTGA
- the LOC130499503 gene encoding uncharacterized protein LOC130499503 isoform X2: MGQDYSYSQPSSSSNSVDITSLIEAEAQLYADEAESSHFNAEPLQYQPQPECDDGIPRSCYCGAEPVVGYSTTRKDPYRRYFTCNNAEDGDCHVWKWWDVAVIEEMRDIQRELRELKGALNESEQKVVVLEKTVTEFSKKKPGVKLMVSTLVLTGLVLLILVGILLKASKDSGGPRLFLK; encoded by the exons ATGGGGCAAGATTACAGTTACAGCCAgccatcttcatcatcaaactCTGTAGACATAACCTCCCTGATTGAAGCAGAAGCTCAGCTGTACGCGGATGAAGCTGAGAGTAGCCACTTCAATGCAGAGCCGCTTCAGTACCAACCGCAACCAGAGTGTGATGATGGAATCCCTAGAAGCTGCTACTGTGGTGCGGAGCCAGTTGTCGGCTACTCTACAACTCGTAAAGACCCATACAGACGTTACTTCACGTGCAACAATGCTGAAGATGGTGACTGCCACGTTTGGAAATGGTGGGACGTGGCAGTGATAGAGGAGATGAGGGACATTCAGCGGGAGCTTAGGGAGCTTAAGGGTGCACTTAACGAGAGTGAGCAGAAGGTTGTTGTCCTCGAGAAGACAGTAACCGAGTTTTCAAAGAAGAAACCAGGAGTGAAGCTAATGGTCTCTACCTTAGTTTTAACCGGGTTGGTGTTACTTATTCTAGTTG GAATATTACTCAAGGCTTCAAAGGACAGTGGCGGACCTCGCTTGTTTCTGAAATAA